A region of the Serinicoccus profundi genome:
GCTCGGTGGCACCCGCGAGGTCCTGGCCCAGGGTGACGAGGGTGTCCTCGGCATACCCGTCCTTGCGCTCCTGGCCCAGGCCGATGTTGGCCATGAGCCCGTTGCACAGGCACTTGCGACCGACGGTGTCGGCCTCGTCGCCGCCCTTCTTGAGATACATGTGGACCGGCTCGGAGGCGCAGCGGTAGCCGATCTCGCCGTCCTCACGCTCGTAGGGCTGGCGCAGGTAGGACAGGTCGCACAGCCGCGGGCGGGCCTCGTAGACCTCGACCTGGCTGGCAGTGCCCTCCAGGGTGGCGACCTTGAAGGGGAAGCCGGTCGGGCTGGCGCGCGGGTCGTTGCGGACGCTCAGCTCGCCGCTGCGCAGCTGGGAGACGAGCTGGGCGCGCGGGCCGTCGGCGAGGCCGGACTCGTGGCTGAGCGCGAAGAGCGTGCCGACCTGCACCCCGACGGCGCCGGCGGCGAGCGCCTCGGCGACCTTGTCGGGGGTGGAGTAGGCGCCGGCCATCCAGAACGGCAGGCCGATCTCGGCCATCTTGGCCAGGTTGGCCTCGTCGCGGTCGCCGTAGATCGGCTCGCCCGCGTCGTCGAGCTGCATCTTGCCGCGCGGCGGAGCGGAGTGGCCGCCGGCCGGCGGCCGCTCCACGACGAAGCCGTCGGGGCGGATCTCAGGGTCGCGGTGGAGGTAGTTGGCCAGCTGGTCGACCGAGATGATCGCGAGGAAGTCGGGCTTGACCAGGGCGGGCAGGTCGTCGCCGAGCAGGTCGGCCGGGTCGACGGTGATGCGTCGCCGCAGCGAGCCGCCAGCGACATCGGCCGAGATGCTGCCGGGCTCACCCGCGGTGAGCGAGCGCAGCAGGGCCGGGATCTCGCGCGGGATGCCGGCACCCATGAGGACGTAGTCGACCCCGGCGAGCATCGCGCCGAGGATGGCGGTCGGGTTGGCCATCTGGATCTTCTCGAGGCAATTGATGCCGACGGCACCCTCACCGCCGTGCTCGGCCAGGCCCTCCTTGGCCAGCCAGACCTCGGCGAAGTTGCCGACGACCCCGAGCTCCTGGCCAGCGCGGGCGGTCTCCAGCGTCAGCTTGGGGATCGGCTTGTAGGGGGTGCCGGGGTCACGGCCGCCCTCGATGAAGTGCTTGTCGAGCACCCGCTCGGCCATCGCCTGGCTCGGGAACGCCTTGAGGGCCCGGCGGTAGTGGCCGCCCGGGTCGCCGTCCTGGAGCACGCGGCTGATGACCGCGTCCATGGCCGTGCCCGACACGACGCCGAGATGTCCGGCGCGGGCGACCTCGCGGGCGAGGCGCCAGCCGGAGAC
Encoded here:
- a CDS encoding 2-nitropropane dioxygenase: MAALATEPIDLPTTTDRPRPTIIQGGMGVAVSGWRLAREVARAGHLGVVSGTAMDAVISRVLQDGDPGGHYRRALKAFPSQAMAERVLDKHFIEGGRDPGTPYKPIPKLTLETARAGQELGVVGNFAEVWLAKEGLAEHGGEGAVGINCLEKIQMANPTAILGAMLAGVDYVLMGAGIPREIPALLRSLTAGEPGSISADVAGGSLRRRITVDPADLLGDDLPALVKPDFLAIISVDQLANYLHRDPEIRPDGFVVERPPAGGHSAPPRGKMQLDDAGEPIYGDRDEANLAKMAEIGLPFWMAGAYSTPDKVAEALAAGAVGVQVGTLFALSHESGLADGPRAQLVSQLRSGELSVRNDPRASPTGFPFKVATLEGTASQVEVYEARPRLCDLSYLRQPYEREDGEIGYRCASEPVHMYLKKGGDEADTVGRKCLCNGLMANIGLGQERKDGYAEDTLVTLGQDLAGATELIGRHPEGWSALEALGYLTEAVPAQVGLRHTA